In the genome of Cryptomeria japonica chromosome 8, Sugi_1.0, whole genome shotgun sequence, one region contains:
- the LOC131050647 gene encoding heavy metal-associated isoprenylated plant protein 39 isoform X2, producing the protein MVGGLAGRLSKMSNTTVMTVDMDCYKCKRVALHSVAGIDGIDMISINMRERTLTVVGDADPVCILNQIRKKFKCAHLLPPPPPPPPKPEPEPKPKPEPKPKPEPKPEPEPKPEPAPEPEPKPEPESEPEPKPEPTPPPPTTIVEVHQQYICCPRYPYCMAHVPSFAPPEYCGCSAYPGKSDIPWPRYYPPTAPSDEVVYVLTEENQSWCTIC; encoded by the exons ATG GTAGGAGGGCTTGCAGGAAGATTGTCCAAGATGTCTAAT ACGACTGTTATGACGGTGGACATGGACTGCTACAAATGCAAGAGAGTCGCCTTGCATTCTGTCGCAGGAATAGATG GAATAGATATGATTTCTATCAATATGAGGGAGAGGACCTTAACTGTGGTTGGAGATGCTGATCCAGTGTGTATTCTTAATCAGATAAGAAAGAAATTCAAGTGTGCGCATCTGCTCCCACCACCACCGCCGCCCCCACCGAAACCCGAACCCGAACCCAAACCCAAACCTGAACCCAAACCCAAACCAGAACCCAAGCCTGAACCAGAACCCAAGCCGGAACCAGCACCAGAACCAGAACCAAAGCCCGAACCAGAATCAGAACCAGAACCAAAACCCGAGCCAACACCGCCACCACCTACAACTATTGTAGAGGTCCATCAGCAGTATATATGCTGTCCTAGGTATCCTTATTGCATGGCGCATGTCCCATCATTTGCACCTCCAGAATATTGTGGATGTTCTGCATATCCAGGCAAATCAGATATACCTTGGCCTAGGTACTATCCTCCTACGGCTCCTTCTGATGAAGTTGTGTATGTGTTGACTGAGGAGAATCAAAGTTGGTGTACCATTTGTTAG
- the LOC131050647 gene encoding heavy metal-associated isoprenylated plant protein 39 isoform X1: MQERCLVGGLAGRLSKMSNTTVMTVDMDCYKCKRVALHSVAGIDGIDMISINMRERTLTVVGDADPVCILNQIRKKFKCAHLLPPPPPPPPKPEPEPKPKPEPKPKPEPKPEPEPKPEPAPEPEPKPEPESEPEPKPEPTPPPPTTIVEVHQQYICCPRYPYCMAHVPSFAPPEYCGCSAYPGKSDIPWPRYYPPTAPSDEVVYVLTEENQSWCTIC; this comes from the exons ATGCAAGAGAGATGCCTT GTAGGAGGGCTTGCAGGAAGATTGTCCAAGATGTCTAAT ACGACTGTTATGACGGTGGACATGGACTGCTACAAATGCAAGAGAGTCGCCTTGCATTCTGTCGCAGGAATAGATG GAATAGATATGATTTCTATCAATATGAGGGAGAGGACCTTAACTGTGGTTGGAGATGCTGATCCAGTGTGTATTCTTAATCAGATAAGAAAGAAATTCAAGTGTGCGCATCTGCTCCCACCACCACCGCCGCCCCCACCGAAACCCGAACCCGAACCCAAACCCAAACCTGAACCCAAACCCAAACCAGAACCCAAGCCTGAACCAGAACCCAAGCCGGAACCAGCACCAGAACCAGAACCAAAGCCCGAACCAGAATCAGAACCAGAACCAAAACCCGAGCCAACACCGCCACCACCTACAACTATTGTAGAGGTCCATCAGCAGTATATATGCTGTCCTAGGTATCCTTATTGCATGGCGCATGTCCCATCATTTGCACCTCCAGAATATTGTGGATGTTCTGCATATCCAGGCAAATCAGATATACCTTGGCCTAGGTACTATCCTCCTACGGCTCCTTCTGATGAAGTTGTGTATGTGTTGACTGAGGAGAATCAAAGTTGGTGTACCATTTGTTAG